A window of Onychostoma macrolepis isolate SWU-2019 chromosome 01, ASM1243209v1, whole genome shotgun sequence contains these coding sequences:
- the si:dkey-56e3.3 gene encoding zinc finger protein 892 isoform X1 — MANIITFQTQIASVMEVLANAAVAEICKLVEDSYTELQLEISQTEKENNLLKKKLKVLEIRDSFYRRAHKLRNESTALTKTGVHEKASGRISVKIASLCNEVRDEDEARSGKVSHLQPERLDQSVEDNEPDVLLIKEERPGNMRCEQSERETETTEKRKDDNQYRSAGVFVKVHRENLIDQNTVQHCHQESVVDDQPDVLIIKEERPDSMRCEQSERETETAENHNTQYGSAGVLVTVHRDNFIDQDTVQHCHQESNGMQPDLLEDENPEMNEMGEDAHLPNSETRMERHCDGDAGTNLQPVPSYPSWVSRRFNKTTNHASYAESECNGGPSVNQFLVYRGNADPTCSYATPMDCNGLSVPDMEGHLTHGDEGNVISQSERSAFTQCFSFKQSDTPQMQRKDKFMCKHCGKAFSQPNTLLLHQKLHNRERLHHCTLCGKRFSQASSLKRHHSIHRGEKPFRCVHCGKQFADQSNLKKHVTVHTGEKPYGCNLCGKMFNQSSNLKTHMRIHTREKPFGCDRCGRMFAHKYILVKHQQRMCVSTGQF; from the exons ATGGCAAATATTATAACGTTTCAGACGCAAATCGCTTCAGTTATGGAAGTACTCGCAAACGCCGCTGTGGCAGAAATCTGCAAACTTGTTGAGGACAGCTATACCGAATTGCAGCTTGAAATATCTCAAACTGAAAAGGAAAATAACCTCCTTAAAAAGAAATTGAAAGTACTAGAAATCCGGGATTCGTTTTATAGAAGAGCGCACAAACTGAGAAACGAATCAACTGCCTTGACAAAAACAGGTGTTCACGAAAAAGCATCAG GGCGAATTAGTGTGAAAATTGCTTCGCTGTGTAATGAAGTTAGGGATGAAGATGAAGCTCGCTCCGGTAAAGTCTCGCATCTTCAACCCGAAAGACTAGACCAG TCTGTAGAAGATAACGAGCCAGATGTCCTCCTTATTAAAGAAGAGAGACCTGGCAACATGAGGTGTGAACAgtcagaaagagaaacagagacTACTGAAAAAC GTAAAGATGACAACCAGTACAGGAGTGCAGGAGTCTTTGTAAAAGTTCACAGAGAAAACTTAATCGACCAGAACACAGTCCAGCACTGCCATCAAGAG TCTGTAGTGGATGATCAGCCAGATGTTCTcattattaaagaggagagacCTGACAGCATGAGGTGTGAACAgtcagaaagagaaacagagacTGCTGAAAACC ACAACACACAGTACGGGAGTGCAGGAGTTTTAGTAACTGTCCACAGGGATAACTTCATAGACCAGGACACGGTTCAGCACTGCCATCAAGAG TCCAATGGAATGCAACCTGATCTCCTTGAGGACGAAAACCcagaaatgaatgaaatgggTGAAGATGCACATTTACCAAATA GTGAAACCAGAATGGAGAGACATTGTGATGGAGATGCAGGGACTAACCTGCAGCCTGTCCCTTCCTATCCCTCATGGGTTTCCAGGAGATTTAACAAAACCACAAATCATGCCTCTTATGCTGAATCTGAATGCAACGGAGGACCTTCTGTGAATCAGTTTTTGGTGTACAGAGGGAACGCAGATCCCACGTGTTCCTATGCAACTCCAATGGACTGTAATGGCTTGTCTGTGCCTGATATGGAAGGCCATTTAACACACGGCGATGAAGGTAACGTCATTTCTCAATCCGAACGGTCCGCTTTCACACAGTGCTTTTCTTTCAAACAGTCAGACACGCCTCAGATGCAAAGGAAAGACAAGTTTATGTGTAAACATTGTGGAAAAGCGTTCTCACAACCCAACACTCTCCTTTTGCATCAAAAACTTCATAACAGGGAGAGGCTTCACCACTGTACACTCTGCGGTAAGCGATTTAGTCAGGCGTCTAGTCTCAAAAGACACCATAGCATCCACAGAGGAGAAAAACCATTCAGATGCGTGCACTGTGGCAAGCAGTTCGCAGATCAAAGTAACCTCAAAAAACATGTGACTGTTCACACCGGTGAAAAGCCTTATGGCTGTAACCTTTGTGGGAAAATGTTCAACCAGTCTTCAAACCTCAAAAcacacatgaggatccacacaCGTGAGAAGCCTTTTGGTTGCGATCGATGTGGACGGATGTTTGCACACAAGTACATTTTGGTGAAACACCAAcagagaatgtgtgtgtctACTGGACAATTCTAG
- the si:dkey-56e3.3 gene encoding zinc finger protein 892 isoform X2, protein MANIITFQTQIASVMEVLANAAVAEICKLVEDSYTELQLEISQTEKENNLLKKKLKVLEIRDSFYRRAHKLRNESTALTKTGVHEKASGRISVKIASLCNEVRDEDEARSGKVSHLQPERLDQSVEDNEPDVLLIKEERPGNMRCEQSERETETTEKRKDDNQYRSAGVFVKVHRENLIDQNTVQHCHQESVVDDQPDVLIIKEERPDSMRCEQSERETETAENHNTQYGSAGVLVTVHRDNFIDQDTVQHCHQESNGMQPDLLEDENPEMNEMGETRMERHCDGDAGTNLQPVPSYPSWVSRRFNKTTNHASYAESECNGGPSVNQFLVYRGNADPTCSYATPMDCNGLSVPDMEGHLTHGDEGNVISQSERSAFTQCFSFKQSDTPQMQRKDKFMCKHCGKAFSQPNTLLLHQKLHNRERLHHCTLCGKRFSQASSLKRHHSIHRGEKPFRCVHCGKQFADQSNLKKHVTVHTGEKPYGCNLCGKMFNQSSNLKTHMRIHTREKPFGCDRCGRMFAHKYILVKHQQRMCVSTGQF, encoded by the exons ATGGCAAATATTATAACGTTTCAGACGCAAATCGCTTCAGTTATGGAAGTACTCGCAAACGCCGCTGTGGCAGAAATCTGCAAACTTGTTGAGGACAGCTATACCGAATTGCAGCTTGAAATATCTCAAACTGAAAAGGAAAATAACCTCCTTAAAAAGAAATTGAAAGTACTAGAAATCCGGGATTCGTTTTATAGAAGAGCGCACAAACTGAGAAACGAATCAACTGCCTTGACAAAAACAGGTGTTCACGAAAAAGCATCAG GGCGAATTAGTGTGAAAATTGCTTCGCTGTGTAATGAAGTTAGGGATGAAGATGAAGCTCGCTCCGGTAAAGTCTCGCATCTTCAACCCGAAAGACTAGACCAG TCTGTAGAAGATAACGAGCCAGATGTCCTCCTTATTAAAGAAGAGAGACCTGGCAACATGAGGTGTGAACAgtcagaaagagaaacagagacTACTGAAAAAC GTAAAGATGACAACCAGTACAGGAGTGCAGGAGTCTTTGTAAAAGTTCACAGAGAAAACTTAATCGACCAGAACACAGTCCAGCACTGCCATCAAGAG TCTGTAGTGGATGATCAGCCAGATGTTCTcattattaaagaggagagacCTGACAGCATGAGGTGTGAACAgtcagaaagagaaacagagacTGCTGAAAACC ACAACACACAGTACGGGAGTGCAGGAGTTTTAGTAACTGTCCACAGGGATAACTTCATAGACCAGGACACGGTTCAGCACTGCCATCAAGAG TCCAATGGAATGCAACCTGATCTCCTTGAGGACGAAAACCcagaaatgaatgaaatgg GTGAAACCAGAATGGAGAGACATTGTGATGGAGATGCAGGGACTAACCTGCAGCCTGTCCCTTCCTATCCCTCATGGGTTTCCAGGAGATTTAACAAAACCACAAATCATGCCTCTTATGCTGAATCTGAATGCAACGGAGGACCTTCTGTGAATCAGTTTTTGGTGTACAGAGGGAACGCAGATCCCACGTGTTCCTATGCAACTCCAATGGACTGTAATGGCTTGTCTGTGCCTGATATGGAAGGCCATTTAACACACGGCGATGAAGGTAACGTCATTTCTCAATCCGAACGGTCCGCTTTCACACAGTGCTTTTCTTTCAAACAGTCAGACACGCCTCAGATGCAAAGGAAAGACAAGTTTATGTGTAAACATTGTGGAAAAGCGTTCTCACAACCCAACACTCTCCTTTTGCATCAAAAACTTCATAACAGGGAGAGGCTTCACCACTGTACACTCTGCGGTAAGCGATTTAGTCAGGCGTCTAGTCTCAAAAGACACCATAGCATCCACAGAGGAGAAAAACCATTCAGATGCGTGCACTGTGGCAAGCAGTTCGCAGATCAAAGTAACCTCAAAAAACATGTGACTGTTCACACCGGTGAAAAGCCTTATGGCTGTAACCTTTGTGGGAAAATGTTCAACCAGTCTTCAAACCTCAAAAcacacatgaggatccacacaCGTGAGAAGCCTTTTGGTTGCGATCGATGTGGACGGATGTTTGCACACAAGTACATTTTGGTGAAACACCAAcagagaatgtgtgtgtctACTGGACAATTCTAG
- the si:dkey-56e3.3 gene encoding uncharacterized protein si:dkey-56e3.3 isoform X3, translating into MANIITFQTQIASVMEVLANAAVAEICKLVEDSYTELQLEISQTEKENNLLKKKLKVLEIRDSFYRRAHKLRNESTALTKTGVHEKASGRISVKIASLCNEVRDEDEARSGKVSHLQPERLDQSVEDNEPDVLLIKEERPGNMRCEQSERETETTEKRKDDNQYRSAGVFVKVHRENLIDQNTVQHCHQESVVDDQPDVLIIKEERPDSMRCEQSERETETAENHNTQYGSAGVLVTVHRDNFIDQDTVQHCHQEVKPEWRDIVMEMQGLTCSLSLPIPHGFPGDLTKPQIMPLMLNLNATEDLL; encoded by the exons ATGGCAAATATTATAACGTTTCAGACGCAAATCGCTTCAGTTATGGAAGTACTCGCAAACGCCGCTGTGGCAGAAATCTGCAAACTTGTTGAGGACAGCTATACCGAATTGCAGCTTGAAATATCTCAAACTGAAAAGGAAAATAACCTCCTTAAAAAGAAATTGAAAGTACTAGAAATCCGGGATTCGTTTTATAGAAGAGCGCACAAACTGAGAAACGAATCAACTGCCTTGACAAAAACAGGTGTTCACGAAAAAGCATCAG GGCGAATTAGTGTGAAAATTGCTTCGCTGTGTAATGAAGTTAGGGATGAAGATGAAGCTCGCTCCGGTAAAGTCTCGCATCTTCAACCCGAAAGACTAGACCAG TCTGTAGAAGATAACGAGCCAGATGTCCTCCTTATTAAAGAAGAGAGACCTGGCAACATGAGGTGTGAACAgtcagaaagagaaacagagacTACTGAAAAAC GTAAAGATGACAACCAGTACAGGAGTGCAGGAGTCTTTGTAAAAGTTCACAGAGAAAACTTAATCGACCAGAACACAGTCCAGCACTGCCATCAAGAG TCTGTAGTGGATGATCAGCCAGATGTTCTcattattaaagaggagagacCTGACAGCATGAGGTGTGAACAgtcagaaagagaaacagagacTGCTGAAAACC ACAACACACAGTACGGGAGTGCAGGAGTTTTAGTAACTGTCCACAGGGATAACTTCATAGACCAGGACACGGTTCAGCACTGCCATCAAGAG GTGAAACCAGAATGGAGAGACATTGTGATGGAGATGCAGGGACTAACCTGCAGCCTGTCCCTTCCTATCCCTCATGGGTTTCCAGGAGATTTAACAAAACCACAAATCATGCCTCTTATGCTGAATCTGAATGCAACGGAGGACCTTCTGTGA